Proteins from one Acidobacteriota bacterium genomic window:
- a CDS encoding protein kinase: MKICPNPSCRHILPDNYKFCTRCGTPLPETEIGKDPLIGEVIGGKYKITKGLGQGGMGKVYLAINLNIDRLVAIKILAPNLLSDSASLKQFQREAKILGRLSHPNIVSVLDYDHTPSGITYLVMEYIPGINLGKKLREEGLIPPKVVIEYTIHICRALSYAHKKGVIHRDLKPGNIMVVREEGKEEEGIKILDFGIAKIREISGERGVTFATGTKMVFGTPEYMSPEQARGERELDGRSDIYSLGCVIYEMLTGRTPFVADNFVGYITKHLTEPPPTLREIKEDLPIPYSFENLLLKMLAKEKEKRPQGADEVIEELEKIKKELSTPTERIEKKKIESILTKLRGKTSPSAKRAVAMLGRLPKSIGNFLKTRKPLLTPRAGIYLLLVLIVIGGVLGIVEGVKRLPRGGVEKTPPPKTAKITSKGSRTKKAVIPIKKKTKGERSALKTKNALSGTTSTLFLVCDPSGTRIIIDGKPRGKTPEIIKLASGKHLLELRSRGYVPLRGKIEVKAGKELHLYYELLKIPEDMVYVPSGRFIMGSDKREIKSLHSFFPSIEGAPENEYPKRRVYLSGFLIDKYEVTNALYQRFVRETGHKPPPDWENGRVPAGKEELPVVNVDLADAKAYARWAGKRLPTEGRVGESSSRDRWQDLSLGKQVYQRGRFLP; this comes from the coding sequence CAGAGACAGAAATAGGCAAGGACCCTCTTATCGGGGAGGTAATCGGAGGGAAATACAAGATAACCAAAGGACTGGGACAAGGGGGAATGGGAAAGGTTTATCTCGCGATAAACCTCAACATCGATCGCTTGGTGGCGATAAAGATCCTTGCTCCCAACCTTCTCTCCGATTCTGCCTCCCTCAAACAGTTCCAGCGGGAGGCAAAGATATTAGGAAGACTTTCCCATCCCAACATAGTTTCGGTCCTCGATTACGACCATACCCCCTCTGGTATCACCTACTTGGTGATGGAATACATCCCGGGGATAAATCTGGGAAAAAAGCTGAGGGAGGAAGGATTAATTCCGCCTAAGGTAGTAATCGAATACACCATTCACATCTGCCGTGCCCTCTCCTATGCCCATAAAAAGGGGGTGATTCACCGCGATCTGAAACCGGGGAATATTATGGTGGTAAGGGAAGAAGGGAAAGAAGAAGAGGGGATCAAGATACTCGATTTTGGCATCGCCAAGATAAGGGAGATCTCCGGAGAACGAGGGGTTACCTTCGCTACCGGAACGAAGATGGTCTTTGGCACACCGGAGTATATGTCCCCAGAACAGGCGAGGGGAGAACGGGAACTCGATGGAAGGAGCGATATATACTCCTTAGGATGTGTGATCTACGAGATGCTCACCGGAAGAACCCCCTTTGTCGCCGACAACTTTGTAGGCTATATAACGAAACACCTCACCGAGCCCCCACCAACCCTGAGGGAGATAAAAGAGGATCTCCCCATTCCCTATTCCTTCGAAAATCTTCTCCTAAAGATGCTCGCCAAGGAGAAAGAAAAACGCCCTCAGGGAGCAGATGAAGTTATCGAAGAACTGGAGAAAATAAAGAAAGAACTTTCAACACCGACGGAACGAATAGAGAAAAAGAAGATAGAATCCATCCTTACTAAACTGAGGGGAAAAACCTCCCCTTCGGCGAAAAGGGCAGTTGCTATGCTCGGTAGGCTCCCAAAGAGTATAGGAAACTTCCTAAAGACGAGGAAACCGCTTCTAACGCCTCGAGCTGGCATCTATCTTCTACTTGTTCTTATCGTAATCGGGGGGGTTTTGGGGATTGTCGAAGGGGTGAAACGACTCCCTCGTGGTGGGGTAGAAAAAACACCGCCTCCGAAAACTGCAAAGATAACATCTAAAGGATCGAGAACAAAAAAGGCTGTAATACCAATCAAGAAGAAAACCAAAGGGGAGAGAAGCGCTCTAAAAACGAAAAACGCCCTTTCTGGTACTACCTCCACCCTCTTTCTCGTCTGCGATCCATCAGGAACAAGGATCATTATCGATGGCAAACCCCGAGGTAAAACGCCGGAGATAATAAAACTTGCCTCGGGGAAACACCTCCTCGAGCTTAGAAGCAGGGGTTATGTCCCTCTACGGGGGAAAATAGAAGTAAAAGCAGGGAAGGAACTTCATCTTTATTATGAGCTTTTAAAGATACCTGAGGATATGGTCTATGTTCCCTCGGGAAGGTTTATAATGGGGAGCGACAAAAGAGAAATAAAAAGCCTCCACTCCTTCTTTCCCAGCATTGAAGGGGCACCAGAGAACGAGTATCCCAAGAGGAGGGTGTATCTTTCTGGCTTCCTTATCGACAAGTATGAAGTGACAAACGCCCTTTACCAGAGGTTTGTAAGGGAAACAGGACATAAGCCACCACCGGATTGGGAAAACGGGAGGGTCCCTGCGGGCAAAGAAGAGCTTCCGGTGGTGAATGTGGATCTCGCTGATGCAAAAGCCTATGCTCGCTGGGCAGGGAAGAGACTACCCACAGAGGGAAGAGTGGGAGAAAGCAGCTCGAGGGACAGATGGCAGGATCTATCCCTGGGGAAACAGGTTTATCAAAGAGGGCGGTTTCTTCCTTAG